From Vanrija pseudolonga chromosome 1, complete sequence, a single genomic window includes:
- the cfr1 gene encoding Cell fusion protein cfr1, protein MVDTSATSVTTTQKPLPIQMASSKTKMEKFTFTLGKLDAGMAILLGPNAHLLEFPSLLLPTPSPNDPPLGPGSILTITVSRDLEAESAAQDAFDSLQAMIVESYGTASPAKPVLRIQNVTQTSVALEWDPLVLGSASFRSLEMYRNGQRWGRVGADVGTDHEKHEWKTGGLQSGEEYTFQIVLKTTAGTFTSNLIRVRTHTMDNLTGLYITFGAVQPPSLLSQLRQSLQEIGAREAPTVQLATTHFVCTSPLVGGDDSGRGGHIDEAYEQAVNANMPVVSPAWLLAVAAERRLVPIANYLLPAPSAPITTSADPAPFRRPSDLKRSSLPLAAPSTPVQEHRTIRSPSPETLARMSSAGPAMSPSSRTESFEHRRIPQLPVASGPADAAGSARSRSPKPEADGRLDRGFKFPVQSSQDGSSGRGSRGSRSAKGGNNGSDPALPSPPMVPPVVHIQAPSTDGPVSAPVGFTPDEPSDEPAVEESEEATSAPELPKDEPPAYDKEGPDAPAAAADKETAKGDKSAEKKEETSPEAASATNATTTDVSADATTETSTEATTTDAAADAKAADAATGESTK, encoded by the exons ATGGTCGACACGTCTGCAACGTctgtgacgacgacgcaaaAGCCTCTGCCCATCCAAATGGCGTCGTCAAAGACAAAGATGGAGAAGT TCACCTTCACCTTGGGCAAGCTCGATGCGGGAATG GCCATCCTGCTCGGCCCCAATGCCCATCTGCTCGAGTTCCCGTCCTTACTCCTCcccacgccctcgcccaaCGACCCgcccctcggccccggcTCGATCCTTACTATCACTGTGTctcgcgacctcgaggctGAAAGTGCCGCCCAGGATGCGTTTGACTCGCTGCAAGCCATGATCGTCGAATCTTATGGCACCGCGTCCCCTGCAAAGCCCGTCCTCCGGATCCAGAATGTGACCCAGACcagcgtcgccctcgagtGGGACCCCCTCGTGCTCGGCAGCGCGTCGTTCCGCAGCCTCGAGATGTACCGCAATGGCCAGCGCTGGGGACGCGTCGGAGCTGACGTTGGCACCGACCACGAGAAGCATGAGTGGAAGACTGGTGGCCTTCAGAGCGGAGAGGAGTACACGTTCCAGATTGTCTT GAAgaccaccgccggcacctTCACGTCCAATCTCATCCGTGTGCGCACCCACACCATGGA CAACTTGACCGGCCTCTACATCACCTTTGGAGCTGTTCAGCCTCCATCGCTGTTGAGCCAGCTGCGCCAGTCCCTGCAAGAGATTGGTGCTAGAGAAGCCCCGACGGTCCAGCTTGCGACCACCCACTTCGTGTGCACATCCCCCCTGGTCGGAGGCGATGACTCTGGCCGGGGCGGACACATTGACGAAGCGTACGAGCAGGCGGTGAACGCCAACATGCCAGTGGTCAGCCCGGCCTGGCTGTTGGCAGTTGCTGCGGAGAGAAGACTCGTCCCTATTGCCAACTACTTGCTCCCTGCTCCTTCGGCGCCGATCACAACGTCAGCGGATCCAGCCCCATTCCGTCGCCCTTCGGACCTCAAGAGGTCGTCGTTgccactcgccgccccgTCCACCCCCGTGCAGGAGCACCGCACGATCCGATCACCGAGCCCAGAAACTCTTGCGCGCATGAGCAGTGCCGGCCCTGCAAtgtccccgtcgtcgcggaccGAGTCGTTTGAGCACCGACGTATCCCACAGCTTCCTGTGGCATCTGGCCCAGCTGACGCTGCTGGGTCCGCGAGATCGCGCAGTCCAAAGCCCGAGGCTGATGGACGGCTGGACCGCGGGTTCAAGTTCCCTGTTCAGTCGTCACAGGACGGATCGTCTGGTCGTGGCTCCCGCGGTAGCCGCAGCGCGAAGGGTGGCAACAATGGTTCGGATCCTGCCTTGCCTTCACCACCCATGGTGCCGCCCGTCGTTCACATCCAAGCTCCCTCGACGGACGGCCCTGTCTCAGCACCAGTGGGGTTCACACCCGACGAACCGAGTGACGAACCCGCTGTggaggagagcgaggaaGCCACGTCCGCACCAGAACTTCCCAAGGATGAGCCTCCAGCGTACGACAAGGAGGGGCCAGACGCCCCTGCAGCTGCGGCCGACAAGGAGACGGCCAAGGGCGACAAGTCAGCCGAAAAGAAGGAGGAGACCTCACCAGAGGCAGCCTCCGCAACGAACGCAACGACAACCGATGTGTCAGCAGACGCAACGACGGAAACCTCGACGGAGGCCACGACAACGGATGCCGCAGCCGATGCAAAGGCTGCCGACGCAGCCACTGGTGAAAGCACCAAGTAA